In Acidobacteriota bacterium, one DNA window encodes the following:
- a CDS encoding xanthine dehydrogenase family protein subunit M: MFAANFDYYRASSVADAGRLLAEHPGAKLLAGGHSLIPLLKLRLAAPSAVIDIGRIAELRGISAGGDGLRIGALTTHAEIAASSDVQQHAAALAEAASQIGDPAVRNRGTIGGNLAHADPASDLPTVLAALGATLSVVGPGGERSIAADGFFQGLMMTALGENEVLTAITVPAAGGAGSAYAKFPHPASRYAVVGAAANVTASNGTCSGASVAVGGLTPAPVRCAGVEGALSGQALTAEAIAAAAEAVAGDVGEDLIGDVFASAEYRKAVASVYVRRALTAAAERAG, from the coding sequence ATGTTTGCTGCCAATTTCGACTACTACCGGGCCAGTTCGGTCGCCGATGCGGGCAGGCTGCTCGCCGAGCACCCGGGGGCGAAGCTGCTGGCGGGCGGCCACAGCCTGATCCCGCTGCTGAAGCTCCGACTGGCGGCCCCGTCCGCGGTCATCGACATCGGGCGCATCGCCGAATTGCGTGGCATCTCAGCCGGGGGCGACGGCCTGCGGATCGGGGCGCTGACGACCCACGCCGAGATCGCCGCGTCGTCCGACGTGCAGCAGCACGCCGCCGCCCTCGCCGAGGCGGCGAGTCAAATCGGCGACCCGGCAGTGCGTAACCGCGGCACCATCGGCGGCAACCTGGCCCACGCGGACCCCGCGTCCGACCTGCCGACGGTGTTGGCCGCGCTCGGCGCGACGCTATCCGTAGTCGGCCCGGGCGGCGAGCGGTCCATCGCAGCGGACGGGTTCTTCCAGGGGCTGATGATGACGGCGCTCGGTGAGAACGAGGTGCTCACGGCGATCACCGTTCCCGCAGCGGGCGGCGCCGGCAGCGCCTACGCGAAGTTCCCGCACCCGGCATCGCGCTACGCGGTGGTGGGGGCCGCGGCAAACGTCACGGCGAGCAACGGGACCTGCTCGGGCGCGTCGGTGGCGGTCGGCGGCCTGACGCCCGCGCCGGTGCGCTGTGCCGGCGTGGAAGGCGCGCTGTCCGGCCAGGCGTTGACGGCGGAGGCGATCGCGGCCGCCGCCGAGGCGGTGGCGGGTGACGTGGGCGAGGATCTGATCGGCGACGTGTTTGCCTCCGCCGAATACCGCAAGGCGGTCGCGTCCGTCTATGTTCGACGTGCGCTCACCGCCGCCGCGGAACGGGCCGGATAG
- a CDS encoding GNAT family N-acetyltransferase, translated as MQLDLGHCGVRSFRDADAAPIARHANNRKVWVQLRDQFPHPYTTDNAHGFIRFTLAQDRETAFAITVDDLPVGAIGVVLRDDVERCSAEIGYWLGEEYWGRGIATSALAGLTRFAFTAYDLERLYALPLASNAASCRVLEKAGYRLEGRLRRSAIKDGVVQDQLLYAILREEAGVGTAGRETGAPTRAPAGPTSGGGDADAR; from the coding sequence ATGCAGCTCGATCTTGGGCACTGCGGCGTCCGGTCATTTCGCGATGCCGATGCCGCGCCGATCGCCCGGCACGCCAACAACCGCAAGGTCTGGGTCCAACTGCGGGATCAGTTTCCGCATCCCTACACCACCGACAATGCCCACGGGTTCATCCGATTCACGCTCGCGCAGGACAGGGAGACGGCGTTCGCCATCACGGTGGACGACCTGCCGGTAGGCGCCATCGGGGTCGTGCTCCGTGACGACGTGGAGCGTTGCTCGGCGGAGATCGGGTACTGGCTCGGGGAGGAGTACTGGGGCCGCGGGATCGCCACGAGCGCACTGGCCGGGTTAACGCGCTTCGCGTTCACCGCCTATGACCTCGAACGCCTCTACGCCCTGCCCCTCGCCTCGAACGCCGCGTCCTGCCGTGTGCTGGAGAAGGCCGGGTACCGGCTCGAGGGCCGCCTCCGCCGGAGCGCGATCAAGGACGGCGTTGTGCAGGATCAGCTGCTCTACGCGATCCTGCGGGAGGAGGCTGGCGTTGGAACCGCCGGTCGGGAGACCGGCGCACCAACCCGCGCACCGGCCGGCCCGACAAGCGGCGGCGGGGACGCCGACGCACGCTGA
- a CDS encoding PQQ-binding-like beta-propeller repeat protein has protein sequence MGKLLLRVLAAIVVVAAFAAGVMVLLVVAFDMQIELAGSGMRPIFSFGTPDAHYAALEADRDERVGAAQPASAYASGSDGASPGPGAPDPAPIADAQDPPVAAAGDAYWTDFRGPHRDGLYTEAAIRTDWPAAGLEPLWSQPVGGGYASFVIADRRAFTIEQRRDEEVVAAYDIDTGIEIWTHTWPAHFQEAMGGPGPRATPTWHDGQIYALGATGQFVNLDGATGEVHWERNILTDAGASNLPWAMSGAPLVVDDLVVVQPGGTRGWSVAAYERLTGDVAWHVLDDVQSYTSPMLATLGGARQIIVVTAERAAGLRPHDGGLLWEYPWTVPVVPNIAQPLVVGDKRLFLSASYGKGAALVELTRDGDGLAAATVWETNRMKNAFSSSVLIDGYIYGLDESILACIDAATGELMWKAGRYGHGQLLAAGDHLIVLTERGELVLVRATPDRHEEVAGFGAIEGKTWNVPAMADGRILVRNARQMAAFDLSP, from the coding sequence ATGGGGAAGTTGCTGTTGCGCGTTCTGGCCGCCATCGTCGTGGTCGCGGCGTTCGCCGCGGGGGTCATGGTCCTGCTCGTGGTCGCGTTCGACATGCAGATCGAACTCGCCGGTAGCGGCATGCGACCGATCTTCTCGTTCGGCACGCCGGACGCGCACTACGCCGCTCTGGAGGCCGATCGCGACGAGCGCGTCGGGGCCGCCCAGCCCGCAAGCGCGTACGCGAGCGGCTCGGATGGCGCTTCGCCCGGACCCGGCGCCCCGGATCCGGCGCCCATCGCGGACGCCCAGGATCCCCCGGTCGCCGCGGCTGGCGACGCCTACTGGACCGACTTCCGCGGGCCGCACCGCGACGGCCTCTACACGGAGGCCGCGATCCGCACCGACTGGCCCGCCGCGGGGCTGGAACCGCTTTGGAGTCAGCCGGTCGGGGGCGGCTACGCCTCCTTCGTCATCGCCGACAGGCGGGCGTTCACCATTGAACAGCGCCGGGACGAGGAAGTGGTCGCGGCCTACGACATCGATACCGGCATCGAGATCTGGACCCACACCTGGCCCGCGCACTTTCAGGAGGCTATGGGCGGCCCGGGACCCCGCGCCACGCCGACGTGGCACGACGGCCAGATCTACGCGCTGGGCGCCACCGGCCAGTTCGTCAACCTGGACGGGGCCACCGGGGAGGTCCACTGGGAGCGGAACATCCTGACCGATGCGGGGGCCTCCAACCTTCCGTGGGCAATGTCCGGCGCGCCGCTCGTCGTCGACGACCTGGTCGTCGTGCAGCCGGGCGGCACTCGCGGCTGGTCGGTCGCCGCCTACGAGCGCCTGACCGGAGACGTCGCCTGGCACGTTCTGGACGATGTGCAGAGCTACACGTCGCCGATGCTTGCGACACTGGGCGGGGCGCGGCAGATTATCGTGGTGACGGCCGAGCGTGCCGCCGGACTGCGGCCGCATGACGGAGGCCTGCTCTGGGAGTACCCCTGGACCGTTCCCGTCGTCCCGAACATCGCCCAGCCGCTCGTCGTCGGCGACAAGCGGCTCTTCCTGTCGGCCAGCTACGGGAAGGGCGCGGCGCTCGTCGAGCTGACCCGGGACGGCGACGGTCTCGCCGCGGCGACGGTCTGGGAAACGAACCGAATGAAGAACGCGTTCAGCAGCTCCGTGCTGATCGACGGCTACATCTACGGTCTCGACGAGTCGATCCTCGCCTGCATCGACGCCGCCACCGGCGAGCTGATGTGGAAGGCAGGGCGCTACGGCCACGGTCAGCTCCTGGCCGCCGGTGATCATCTGATAGTGCTGACCGAGCGTGGCGAGCTCGTGCTGGTGCGGGCCACCCCGGACCGTCACGAGGAAGTGGCCGGATTCGGCGCCATCGAGGGCAAGACCTGGAACGTCCCCGCCATGGCGGACGGACGCATCCTCGTCCGCAACGCCCGGCAGATGGCCGCGTTCGACCTGTCGCCGTAG
- a CDS encoding VWA domain-containing protein, translating into MSFLLHNLIHFTRMLHRLGLDVQAGRTRDVAMALRYVDVGQRSEFYHCLRCLLIHRVDDLPLFDEAFRVFWRRPHGDWTESDLRAMGEKRRSGQPEYESELPPDASPGGDGAAEAPPRYQVERMAALSYSDRDGLWAKDFEQFTEAEVAEAERMMATLDWELGERRSQRWMPGKGPALDLRRAVRRNMRHGGEIVHLPSRRRKTKRRPLILLCDVSGSMERYSRMLLHFVHTLSGGGRLGRVESFVFATRLTRITHQLTARRPATAVVPSLPRTIGDFGGGTRIGDSLHTFNTEWARRVRGQGPVVLLISDGWDRGEPGRLRTEMARLHRSCHRLIWLNPLLGSPDYLPLTRGMQAALPEIDDFLPVHNLASLESLARHLNSLPAHRPPPRRAASRPGQHQVNA; encoded by the coding sequence ATGTCTTTTCTGCTCCACAACCTGATCCACTTCACGCGGATGCTGCACAGGTTAGGGCTCGACGTGCAGGCCGGACGGACCCGGGACGTAGCGATGGCGCTCCGGTACGTCGACGTCGGACAGCGGTCGGAGTTCTACCACTGCCTCCGGTGCCTGCTGATTCATCGCGTCGACGACCTCCCGTTGTTCGATGAGGCGTTCCGCGTGTTCTGGCGGCGGCCGCATGGAGACTGGACCGAATCCGATCTCCGCGCGATGGGCGAGAAACGACGATCCGGTCAGCCCGAGTACGAGTCGGAACTGCCGCCGGACGCCTCACCCGGCGGCGACGGGGCCGCAGAGGCGCCGCCGCGCTACCAGGTGGAGCGGATGGCGGCGCTCAGTTACAGCGACCGCGACGGGCTGTGGGCGAAGGACTTCGAGCAGTTCACGGAAGCGGAGGTGGCCGAAGCCGAACGGATGATGGCCACCCTCGACTGGGAGCTGGGCGAGCGGCGCTCCCAGCGGTGGATGCCGGGGAAGGGTCCGGCCCTGGACCTGCGCCGCGCCGTCCGCAGGAACATGCGGCATGGCGGGGAGATCGTCCACCTGCCGTCGCGCCGGCGCAAGACGAAGCGGCGTCCGCTGATCCTGCTGTGCGACGTGAGCGGATCGATGGAACGCTACAGCCGGATGCTGCTGCACTTCGTCCATACGCTGTCCGGCGGCGGGCGCCTTGGACGCGTGGAGTCGTTCGTCTTTGCCACCCGGCTGACGCGTATCACGCATCAGTTGACAGCGCGCCGACCCGCCACGGCCGTGGTGCCGTCGCTCCCCCGGACGATCGGCGACTTCGGCGGCGGCACCCGCATCGGTGATTCGCTGCACACGTTCAACACCGAGTGGGCGCGTCGGGTGCGGGGCCAGGGTCCGGTCGTGCTGTTGATCTCCGACGGCTGGGACCGTGGGGAGCCGGGCCGCCTCCGCACCGAGATGGCGCGGCTGCATCGGTCGTGCCACCGTCTGATCTGGCTCAATCCGCTTCTCGGATCGCCGGACTATCTGCCTCTCACCCGTGGCATGCAGGCGGCGTTGCCGGAGATCGATGACTTCCTTCCGGTCCACAACCTCGCCAGCCTGGAGTCGCTGGCCCGGCACCTGAACAGCCTGCCGGCGCACCGGCCACCCCCGCGCCGCGCAGCCAGCCGGCCCGGCCAGCATCAGGTGAACGCGTAG
- a CDS encoding DNA-processing protein DprA, protein MPEKPRSPSKQDTLGLTRSAVVTYADRSRACLALALRELKCRPRGVVDALGAARLPNDGREFADYWHADRLGLDGTDPAGAWERAERNLERCDDLAITVIAYGDPRYPTRLAALQGPERRGAALGGYVPLLYCRGSAAGLNDCRSVAVIGTRTPSAFGRRRARAFGHDLAAEGFVVVSGLARGCDTEAHWGCIDAAGITVAALAHGLDSIYPPENADLADRLIGAGGCLVSEYPPGTPPRRRAFGQRDRIQSALAELVVVVETPGDDGTMITVDHARRQRRPVGCLVHPPEFASAEAAAGNSRLLSGYPRAIPLKTPQDALAAMRPSAHEAC, encoded by the coding sequence TTGCCAGAGAAACCTCGTTCACCATCAAAACAGGATACATTGGGGCTGACCCGAAGTGCTGTCGTGACCTACGCGGACCGGAGTCGTGCCTGTCTTGCGCTGGCCTTGCGCGAGCTCAAGTGTCGGCCGCGCGGGGTCGTGGATGCGCTGGGCGCTGCACGTCTGCCAAACGACGGTCGGGAGTTCGCCGACTATTGGCATGCGGACCGTCTCGGTCTTGACGGGACGGATCCGGCCGGTGCCTGGGAGCGCGCCGAACGGAATCTGGAACGCTGCGACGACCTGGCGATCACGGTCATTGCGTACGGTGACCCTCGCTATCCCACGCGGCTGGCGGCGCTTCAGGGGCCCGAGCGCCGCGGCGCCGCGCTGGGTGGCTACGTTCCACTCCTGTACTGCCGGGGATCCGCTGCTGGGCTGAACGACTGCCGGTCGGTCGCCGTGATCGGCACGCGTACCCCCTCCGCGTTCGGACGCCGGCGGGCGCGAGCATTCGGTCACGATCTGGCCGCCGAGGGGTTTGTAGTCGTCAGCGGGCTTGCGCGCGGATGCGACACCGAGGCCCATTGGGGCTGTATCGACGCGGCCGGGATCACCGTCGCGGCACTGGCGCACGGCCTGGATTCGATCTACCCGCCCGAGAACGCGGATCTCGCGGACCGGCTGATCGGCGCTGGCGGGTGCCTCGTGTCCGAGTACCCGCCCGGCACGCCGCCGCGCCGCCGTGCGTTCGGTCAGCGGGATCGAATTCAGTCCGCGCTGGCGGAACTTGTCGTCGTTGTCGAAACGCCAGGCGACGACGGGACGATGATCACCGTCGACCACGCGCGGAGACAACGGCGACCCGTCGGCTGCCTCGTGCATCCGCCGGAATTCGCGAGCGCCGAGGCCGCCGCGGGGAACTCCCGGCTGCTGTCCGGCTACCCCCGCGCGATTCCGCTGAAGACGCCCCAGGACGCGCTGGCGGCGATGCGCCCTTCCGCGCACGAAGCGTGTTGA
- a CDS encoding molybdopterin-dependent oxidoreductase, whose translation MSTRIFGSGIRRREDPRLITGSATYTDDITLPGMVHAAMLRSEHAHAKITRIDTSKAAGAPGVVAVYTGADIEGALAPMPCAWLLPDSDLKIAAYPCIAKDVVRYTGDIVATVVAETPYQAHDALALIEVDYEPLEVVIDPEAAHDDGAPQLHDDIEGNQAFHWTVAGGGDVDEAFAEAEANGVVLKERILQQRLIPNAMETRGALAQYNQATGELTLWNTTQNPHIVRFLCSVVTGVPEDKLRVIAPEVGGGFGSKIAAYPADFITVFCSKTLGRPVKWTETRSENYQATTHGRDHVQDVELAATKDGKITGLRCTVHAGMGAYLSTAAPGIPTILHGLMLSGVYDIPAIKEDVYGVYTNGVPVEAYRGAGRPEATFMLERMVDILAGELGMDPADVRRKNFIPKFDDGHTVVTTLNYDSGDYPGALEKLLDHTGYADLRARQQAGPSNGKHLGLGLSTYVEICGLGPSQVAGAIGFQGGLWESAIVRFHPTGKVHVFIGASPHGQGEETTFAQIVASEIGVDAGDVKVVHGDTDATPMGWGTYGSRTTAVGGAALALAVRKIREKAKVLAAHLLEASVDDMEYEDGKFFVKGSPDKAKTIQDIALMANVAWNLPEGMEGGLEATTFYDPPNFVFPYGAHLAVVEVDASTGQVDLTGYTALDDCGPQINPTIVEGQVHGGVVQGVGQALWEGASYDENGQLATGSMLDYALPRADLLPDIDVISTVTPSPHHPLGVKGIGEAGTIASTAAVYNAVMDALRPLGVKRIDMPFTPERVWQAIQDAKGN comes from the coding sequence ATGAGCACCAGAATCTTCGGCTCAGGTATCCGCCGCCGGGAAGACCCGCGGCTAATCACCGGGAGCGCCACCTACACCGACGACATCACACTCCCCGGCATGGTCCACGCGGCGATGCTCCGCAGCGAGCATGCGCACGCGAAGATCACCCGGATCGACACCAGCAAGGCCGCCGGCGCGCCCGGAGTTGTCGCCGTCTACACCGGCGCCGACATCGAAGGCGCGCTCGCGCCGATGCCGTGCGCGTGGCTGCTTCCCGACTCGGATCTCAAGATCGCGGCGTATCCCTGCATCGCGAAGGACGTGGTCCGCTACACCGGCGATATCGTCGCGACGGTCGTGGCGGAGACCCCCTACCAGGCGCACGATGCGCTCGCGTTGATCGAGGTGGACTACGAACCGCTCGAGGTGGTGATCGATCCCGAGGCGGCGCACGACGACGGCGCTCCGCAGCTCCATGACGACATCGAGGGGAACCAGGCGTTCCACTGGACAGTCGCGGGAGGCGGCGACGTCGACGAGGCATTCGCGGAAGCGGAGGCGAACGGCGTTGTCCTGAAGGAGCGGATCCTCCAGCAGCGCCTCATCCCCAACGCCATGGAGACGCGGGGGGCCCTCGCGCAGTACAACCAGGCGACGGGCGAACTGACGCTCTGGAACACCACGCAGAACCCGCACATCGTCCGGTTCCTCTGCTCCGTCGTGACCGGCGTGCCGGAGGACAAGCTCCGCGTCATCGCTCCGGAGGTGGGCGGCGGCTTCGGCTCGAAGATTGCCGCCTACCCGGCCGACTTCATCACCGTGTTCTGCTCGAAGACGCTGGGCCGGCCGGTGAAGTGGACCGAGACCCGGAGCGAGAACTACCAGGCGACGACGCACGGCCGCGACCACGTGCAGGACGTCGAGCTGGCGGCGACGAAGGACGGCAAGATCACCGGCCTACGCTGCACGGTGCATGCCGGCATGGGCGCGTACCTGTCGACGGCGGCGCCCGGCATTCCGACCATCCTTCACGGATTGATGCTGTCCGGCGTCTACGACATCCCGGCGATCAAGGAGGATGTTTACGGCGTCTACACGAACGGCGTGCCGGTGGAGGCGTACCGCGGCGCGGGGCGTCCCGAGGCGACGTTCATGCTGGAGAGGATGGTCGATATCCTCGCCGGCGAGCTCGGCATGGATCCGGCCGACGTCCGCCGGAAGAACTTCATTCCGAAGTTCGACGACGGCCATACGGTCGTCACCACTCTCAACTACGACAGTGGAGACTACCCCGGCGCCCTCGAGAAGCTGCTCGACCACACCGGCTACGCCGACCTGCGGGCCAGGCAGCAGGCCGGGCCGTCGAACGGCAAGCACCTCGGTCTGGGCCTGTCGACGTACGTCGAGATCTGCGGCCTCGGACCGTCGCAGGTGGCCGGCGCGATCGGCTTCCAGGGCGGCCTGTGGGAGAGCGCGATCGTCCGATTCCACCCCACCGGCAAGGTGCATGTCTTCATCGGCGCCTCTCCGCACGGTCAGGGGGAGGAAACGACCTTCGCCCAGATCGTTGCGAGCGAGATCGGCGTCGACGCGGGCGACGTGAAGGTCGTCCATGGCGACACCGACGCCACGCCGATGGGCTGGGGAACCTACGGCAGCCGGACCACGGCGGTCGGCGGCGCCGCGCTCGCCCTCGCGGTCCGCAAGATCCGCGAGAAGGCGAAGGTCCTCGCCGCGCATCTGCTCGAAGCCTCGGTCGACGACATGGAGTACGAGGACGGCAAGTTCTTCGTGAAGGGTTCCCCCGACAAGGCGAAGACGATTCAGGACATCGCGCTGATGGCGAACGTCGCGTGGAACCTACCGGAAGGCATGGAAGGCGGACTCGAAGCGACGACCTTCTACGATCCCCCCAACTTCGTCTTCCCGTACGGCGCGCATCTCGCGGTCGTGGAGGTGGACGCCAGCACGGGCCAGGTGGATCTGACCGGCTACACGGCGCTCGACGACTGCGGACCGCAGATCAACCCGACCATCGTCGAGGGCCAGGTGCATGGCGGCGTCGTCCAGGGCGTCGGCCAGGCCCTCTGGGAGGGTGCGTCCTACGACGAGAACGGGCAGTTAGCGACCGGCTCGATGCTCGACTACGCATTGCCGCGCGCCGACCTCCTGCCCGACATCGACGTCATCTCGACCGTCACCCCGTCGCCGCACCATCCGCTCGGCGTGAAGGGGATTGGCGAGGCGGGCACCATCGCCTCGACCGCCGCCGTCTACAACGCGGTGATGGATGCACTCCGGCCGCTCGGCGTCAAGCGTATCGACATGCCGTTCACGCCGGAACGGGTCTGGCAGGCGATTCAGGACGCGAAAGGGAACTGA
- the mazF gene encoding endoribonuclease MazF, with the protein MVTPPGPVPDRGDAVWIDFNPQTGREQAGRWPAIVLSPAAYNGKVGLALLCPVTSQVKGYPFEVAIPNGLGVAGVILADQVKSLDWRKRNAAVITALPRQTVSTVLHKVNLLLGPSRAV; encoded by the coding sequence GTGGTGACACCACCGGGGCCGGTTCCCGACCGCGGAGATGCGGTCTGGATTGACTTCAACCCGCAGACCGGTAGGGAGCAGGCGGGACGCTGGCCCGCCATCGTACTGTCGCCGGCCGCGTACAACGGCAAGGTCGGTCTGGCCCTGCTGTGCCCAGTCACGAGTCAGGTCAAGGGATACCCCTTCGAGGTGGCCATCCCGAACGGGCTCGGTGTCGCCGGTGTCATCCTCGCAGACCAGGTGAAGAGCCTGGACTGGCGCAAGCGGAACGCGGCGGTGATCACGGCGCTGCCGCGGCAAACCGTATCCACGGTTCTGCACAAGGTCAATCTGCTGCTGGGGCCGTCGCGAGCGGTCTGA
- a CDS encoding MoxR family ATPase yields the protein MAAAALPDSIDELQSLLSEQLYVADDGLATSIYLALKLQRPLLLEGEAGVGKTEVAKVLAGGLGTDLIRLQCYEGLDVTHAVYEWNYARQLIGIRLAEASDGVKAGTKGDDRKKTRQGREALRARDLFGPDFLIERPLLRALRGGRERPPVLLIDELDRADEEFEGYLLELLSDFQITIPELGAIKAEAPPVVVITSNRTRELHDALKRRCVYAWIDYPSFEKELRIITTKLPDAPATLAEQATRFIQELREADLYKVTGVSETLDWVAALVALDRQELDAATIERTLGMVLKTQEDMQSIRGERIQQMLNRAKAPGARAATPDAPARG from the coding sequence GTGGCCGCCGCAGCGCTACCAGACTCCATCGACGAGCTGCAGTCGCTCCTCTCTGAACAGCTCTACGTGGCCGACGACGGACTGGCCACGTCGATCTATCTGGCCCTGAAGTTGCAGCGTCCCCTGCTATTGGAGGGTGAAGCCGGTGTCGGGAAGACGGAGGTGGCGAAGGTGCTGGCCGGTGGGCTGGGCACCGACCTGATCCGCCTGCAGTGCTACGAGGGCCTCGATGTCACGCACGCGGTCTACGAGTGGAACTACGCGCGCCAGCTCATCGGGATCCGCCTGGCGGAAGCCTCGGACGGAGTGAAGGCCGGCACGAAGGGCGACGACAGGAAGAAGACGAGGCAGGGGCGGGAGGCACTGCGCGCACGCGATCTGTTCGGTCCCGACTTCCTGATTGAACGGCCGCTGCTACGGGCGTTGCGGGGCGGGCGGGAACGTCCGCCGGTGCTTCTGATCGACGAACTCGACCGGGCCGACGAGGAGTTCGAAGGCTACCTGCTGGAACTCTTGTCCGACTTCCAGATCACCATTCCCGAGTTGGGCGCCATCAAGGCGGAGGCTCCGCCGGTAGTCGTGATCACCTCCAACCGGACCCGCGAGTTGCATGACGCCCTGAAACGCCGCTGCGTCTACGCCTGGATCGATTACCCCAGCTTCGAGAAGGAGCTGCGGATCATCACCACCAAGCTGCCGGACGCGCCGGCGACACTGGCCGAGCAGGCAACCCGATTCATCCAGGAACTGCGAGAAGCCGACCTCTACAAGGTGACCGGCGTCTCCGAGACCCTCGACTGGGTCGCCGCCCTCGTCGCGCTTGACCGGCAGGAGCTCGACGCGGCCACCATAGAGCGCACGCTCGGCATGGTCCTCAAGACGCAGGAGGACATGCAGTCCATCCGCGGCGAACGGATTCAGCAGATGCTCAACCGGGCGAAGGCGCCCGGCGCACGAGCCGCCACCCCGGACGCACCCGCGCGCGGGTGA
- a CDS encoding AbrB/MazE/SpoVT family DNA-binding domain-containing protein has translation METRIGKWGNSLALRIPQSVAASMGITLNATVELTSRGEQLVISVLDRSPATLDDLLARVTEDNLHGEVETGSPVGGEAW, from the coding sequence ATGGAGACACGCATCGGTAAATGGGGCAACAGTCTGGCGCTCAGGATTCCGCAGTCCGTCGCCGCCAGCATGGGCATCACCCTGAACGCTACGGTAGAGCTGACCTCGCGGGGTGAGCAGCTTGTCATCTCGGTACTGGACCGATCCCCCGCGACGCTGGATGACCTCCTCGCCCGCGTGACCGAGGACAATCTCCACGGTGAGGTCGAGACTGGCTCCCCCGTGGGCGGTGAAGCGTGGTGA
- a CDS encoding (2Fe-2S)-binding protein, whose amino-acid sequence MRVPVSITVNGRLYEQEVEPRLLLVHFIRGLGGLTGTKVGCDTSQCGSCTVLIDGVSAKSCTTLAVQADGASVTTIEGLADGEQLHPLQESFWNKHGLQCGFCTPGMIMASHELLRTNSSPSDAEIRHGLEGNMCRCTGYQNIVRAVRDAAETTANQ is encoded by the coding sequence GTGAGAGTTCCCGTCAGCATTACCGTCAACGGCCGCCTCTACGAACAGGAAGTGGAGCCGCGGCTGTTGCTGGTCCATTTCATCCGAGGTCTCGGCGGCCTGACCGGCACGAAGGTAGGGTGCGACACCAGTCAGTGCGGTTCCTGCACGGTGTTGATTGACGGCGTTTCCGCCAAGTCGTGCACAACCCTCGCGGTGCAGGCGGACGGTGCGTCCGTGACAACGATCGAGGGTCTTGCGGACGGCGAGCAGTTGCATCCCCTCCAGGAGAGCTTCTGGAACAAGCACGGCCTGCAATGCGGCTTCTGCACGCCCGGCATGATCATGGCGTCCCACGAGCTGCTCCGGACGAACAGCTCCCCGAGCGACGCCGAGATCCGCCACGGCCTGGAAGGCAACATGTGCCGGTGCACCGGCTACCAGAACATTGTGCGCGCCGTGCGTGACGCGGCGGAAACGACGGCGAATCAGTAG